One Streptomyces sp. P9-A2 DNA window includes the following coding sequences:
- a CDS encoding amino acid adenylation domain-containing protein produces MNRQTPYRLTAYQKDVWAVGSQAPESPQFNCVLHERLCGRVEHDRLAASAERVLHCHDTFLLRFADSGGVPFQRVARERVPVTVIDFSHEPEPDAACAAWMRGSMADALPLTSGSLVEATLLVESPDVTHLHIKAHHIVADGWTLDRLGHEILQDYARTPHGGARRSAREAPSYLAFVEDDAAYHAGADGDRDRAFYREYLLGVQPALFTRRRGDGPRGERGRHSFVIDGALVGRIRAAGFWPFTYVAAMLGTYLTRLHRSEEVILGVPFLNRSTGPHRDVLGQFANTLPLRVAAPGGRTVRDLLAEIQGATRELRRHERLSLGDILREVPATAQGPRQLFDVTLSFVNWSRRDQVPGLVRRGALMAPSHDQDALGVLVSAFDGTAGLRVDLEYARDVFDEDLPIASVADHLTTLLEHGLDSADRPLSDVPMLTPAEYRDLTAGRAHGRRVPLADQATLHGLFEAQAARLPERTAITGAFGETLTYAELDERANRVARALRAEGVGPDDRVAVMMQRGPQLLVALLGILKSGGAYVPVDPGYPAERVDFLLSDSRAKVVIVDDDAPAGLPTEATARRIGGLLHGSGVPVDPLATSRDLAYVIYTSGSTGQPKGVMVEHHSVVNRLAWMQRRYPLGGRDVLLQKTPVSFDVSVWELFWWAAGGAAVALLPPGARRDPREVLRSIREHRVTAVHFVPSMLGPFLDLLEESAASREAVRTLRNVFCSGEALPPARVEQFNRLAELCRREGDAEHPVRLVNLYGPTEATVDVSSYDCRADPALRITRVPIGRPIDNTRLYVLGADNLPQPAGCAGELCIGGTGVARGYLDRPELTAEKFGDDPFVPGGRLYRSGDLARWLADGTLEYLGRIDGQVKIRGNRVEPDEVAAALRAVPGVRDAVVGSRTTAARGTVLAGYYVADAPIASALLRERLGRTLPAFMIPASFTRIDDIPLTPSGKADRDALPPPHDAEEATACGQPRNRTETVLAEVWAGVLGHAAVGVHDDYFALGGDSILMLKVRAEAESRGLTFSLTDLLRHPTVAGLAVCTEERDTRAAEAPQGPFALVADVDRARVRDAEDAYPLTRLQLGLLYHSRRHETSARYRDVFRYTLEMPWNEREFRLSFERLTARHPALRTAFDLTGAEPLQVVRPRADGGLEITDLRPLDTAAAEADVRAHIEERRRHPYVFDQAPLFLFRVHVRPATVDLVLSFHHALLDGGSVATLLQELLQDYAHGLGLDTAPVEETALPSPAAHVRLEQNALRSQEARRYWREKLTGCELPPIEAFSPHLPGPGRQPASRWFDLPGDLLERVRHFAAEHALPVKSVLFAAHALTLAMLAGTRDVTTGLITHGRPELAGAERIAGLFLNTVPVRLDTARDSWLDVAREGFRQEREDHPHRRYPLSAIQEDHGGPVLDTAFNYVHFHQLSHILGRPGLRLVAFRSWEENDFRLLVNAVTEPDGTGMWLRIDCDGATFSAEQGDLFAAGYLSILRRMVEQPYGKPDFSFLAAQPVLASPAEHPTVVTRFAEQAARAPDATALVMGDERWSYARLAEAAENVAGRLRALGAPANARIAIAMNRSPLTMAVLLGVLRAGCAVVPMDVGYPAPRLAAMLEQARPFRVVAEARYAHLAGEPTLLLPAESVTAPAPPCRTPGGTDGESSAYVLFTSGSTGAPKGVAMPHRTLAGLVAWQTGAPSAVGGGVTLQYAPLSFDISFQEIFSTLCSGGTLCLAGDAERRDMPALLRLLDRERVEQVFLPPVALQQLAEAADTLGITPHALRAVITCGEQLRVTPEIRALCARLPGAVLENHYGPTETHVVTAFTMTGDPATFPALPPIGRAIDGAEIHVLDERLRPVPAGARGDIHLGGACLADGYEGRPDLTKERFLPHPFADGDHRLYYTGDVGMVLPGGDVVFLGRDDAQVKVRGFRVEPAEVELAVTGLAERYPGLRDAAVVARRREDGETFLAAFLLGEGTDADLADVRERLRATLPDHMVPTHLQWISRWPLTPSGKRDDATLRRAPLTAPGRTPDAGPRDAYERALTEMLADVLSLDRVGVHDSLFDLGGTSLTAMRLVVRIEQRYRTHIPLAEFIATPTPAGLAARLRDSGARAAFDPLVPIRPRGTRPPLFMVHPMGGNVLCYVGFARHLPDDQPLYALQAAGADPGTTPLRSVEDLADSYLGALRTVQPHGPYAIGGWSFGGFVAFEITRRLRAAGERAALLVLDTTALDQEPRASYDDEALSEWFFHELLWTRDGGASPARHIPDKLGSPEERFAFMARVASERGVLPAGSSGAAIRRLFGVYRANWQATLAYRPPRDDQDLTLIRAAEPLPAVLSAMHRAAGTRHQDPCNGWSGMTGGRIHVVRAPGDHLTIMEEPYVAHVAATAADLIRTDLARTGRKD; encoded by the coding sequence ATGAACCGACAAACGCCGTACCGGCTGACGGCGTACCAGAAAGACGTGTGGGCCGTCGGCTCACAGGCTCCGGAATCACCCCAGTTCAACTGCGTTCTCCACGAACGCCTGTGCGGCCGTGTCGAGCACGACAGGCTTGCCGCATCGGCGGAGCGCGTGCTGCACTGCCATGACACCTTCCTGCTGCGGTTCGCCGACAGCGGGGGCGTCCCCTTCCAGCGGGTGGCGCGGGAGCGTGTCCCGGTCACAGTGATCGATTTCTCGCACGAGCCTGAGCCGGATGCCGCCTGCGCCGCGTGGATGCGCGGATCGATGGCCGACGCCCTGCCGCTCACCAGCGGCTCCCTGGTCGAAGCCACACTCCTCGTGGAGAGCCCGGACGTCACGCATCTGCACATCAAGGCACATCACATCGTCGCCGACGGCTGGACCCTCGACCGGCTCGGCCACGAGATCCTCCAGGACTACGCGCGGACGCCGCACGGCGGTGCGCGTCGGAGCGCCCGTGAGGCGCCCTCCTACCTCGCCTTCGTCGAGGACGACGCCGCCTACCACGCCGGCGCGGACGGTGATCGTGACCGCGCCTTCTACCGGGAGTACCTTCTCGGGGTGCAACCCGCGCTCTTCACGCGCAGGAGGGGCGACGGTCCGCGGGGGGAGCGCGGCCGCCACTCCTTCGTGATCGACGGTGCCCTCGTCGGCCGGATCCGCGCGGCGGGCTTCTGGCCGTTCACGTACGTCGCGGCCATGCTCGGCACGTACCTCACGCGCCTGCACCGCAGCGAGGAGGTGATCCTCGGCGTCCCCTTCCTCAACCGTTCGACGGGGCCTCACCGGGACGTGCTCGGCCAGTTCGCCAACACCCTGCCGCTGCGGGTCGCGGCACCCGGCGGCCGTACCGTCCGGGACCTGCTCGCCGAGATCCAGGGCGCGACCCGCGAGCTGCGTCGTCACGAGCGGCTCTCGCTCGGGGACATCCTGCGGGAAGTGCCGGCGACCGCCCAGGGCCCGCGGCAGCTCTTCGATGTGACGCTCTCCTTCGTGAACTGGTCCCGGCGCGACCAGGTCCCCGGACTGGTGCGTCGGGGAGCGCTGATGGCCCCCTCGCACGACCAGGACGCGCTGGGCGTCCTGGTGTCCGCCTTCGACGGCACGGCCGGCCTCCGGGTCGACCTCGAGTACGCCCGCGACGTCTTCGACGAGGACCTCCCCATCGCCTCCGTGGCCGACCACCTCACCACGCTCCTGGAGCACGGCCTGGACTCGGCGGACCGCCCCCTGTCCGACGTCCCGATGCTGACACCGGCCGAGTACCGAGACCTCACCGCCGGCCGCGCTCACGGCAGACGGGTGCCTCTCGCGGACCAGGCCACCCTGCACGGACTGTTCGAGGCGCAGGCCGCCCGTCTGCCGGAGCGGACCGCGATCACCGGGGCGTTCGGCGAGACGCTGACCTACGCCGAACTCGACGAGCGGGCCAACCGTGTCGCGCGGGCCCTGCGCGCGGAGGGCGTCGGCCCGGACGACCGGGTGGCGGTGATGATGCAGCGAGGGCCGCAGCTGCTGGTCGCACTGCTCGGCATCCTGAAATCGGGCGGCGCCTACGTGCCGGTGGATCCCGGCTACCCGGCCGAGCGGGTGGACTTCCTGCTGAGCGACAGCCGCGCCAAAGTGGTGATCGTCGATGACGACGCGCCCGCTGGCCTGCCCACCGAAGCGACCGCGCGGCGGATCGGCGGCCTGCTGCACGGCAGCGGCGTTCCGGTCGATCCGCTCGCCACCTCCCGTGACCTCGCCTACGTCATCTACACCTCCGGCTCGACCGGGCAGCCCAAGGGCGTCATGGTCGAGCACCACAGCGTGGTCAACCGGCTCGCCTGGATGCAGCGTCGCTACCCGCTCGGGGGACGGGACGTCCTCCTGCAGAAGACGCCGGTCTCCTTCGACGTCTCGGTGTGGGAGCTGTTCTGGTGGGCCGCCGGGGGAGCGGCCGTGGCCCTGCTGCCGCCCGGTGCTCGGCGCGACCCGCGCGAGGTCCTCCGGTCGATCCGCGAACACCGTGTCACCGCTGTGCACTTCGTACCCTCCATGCTCGGCCCGTTCCTCGACCTGCTGGAGGAGTCGGCGGCGTCACGCGAGGCCGTCCGGACCCTGCGGAATGTCTTCTGCAGTGGCGAGGCCCTGCCCCCCGCCCGGGTCGAGCAGTTCAACCGGCTGGCCGAGCTGTGCCGTCGTGAGGGCGACGCCGAGCACCCGGTCCGGCTGGTCAACCTGTACGGCCCGACGGAGGCCACGGTCGACGTCTCGTCCTACGACTGCCGGGCCGACCCCGCCCTGCGCATCACGCGGGTGCCCATCGGCCGGCCGATCGACAACACCAGGCTGTACGTGCTCGGCGCCGACAACCTGCCCCAACCCGCCGGTTGTGCAGGCGAGTTGTGCATCGGCGGAACCGGTGTCGCCCGCGGGTACCTCGACCGCCCGGAGCTGACCGCCGAGAAGTTCGGCGACGACCCCTTCGTGCCGGGCGGCCGCCTCTACCGCAGCGGGGACCTGGCCCGGTGGCTCGCGGACGGCACCCTGGAGTACCTCGGACGGATCGACGGCCAGGTCAAGATCCGAGGCAACCGCGTCGAGCCCGACGAGGTGGCCGCAGCCCTGCGCGCGGTGCCCGGCGTCCGGGACGCCGTCGTGGGGAGCCGCACCACCGCCGCCCGGGGAACCGTCCTGGCCGGCTACTACGTCGCCGACGCCCCGATCGCATCGGCACTGCTGCGCGAACGGCTCGGCCGGACACTGCCGGCGTTCATGATCCCGGCGTCCTTCACCCGGATCGACGACATTCCGCTCACCCCCAGCGGCAAGGCCGACCGCGACGCGCTGCCACCACCTCACGACGCCGAGGAAGCCACCGCGTGCGGGCAGCCGCGCAACCGTACCGAGACGGTCCTGGCCGAGGTCTGGGCCGGTGTCCTGGGCCACGCGGCCGTGGGAGTCCACGACGACTACTTCGCCCTCGGTGGCGACTCGATCCTCATGCTCAAGGTGCGAGCCGAGGCGGAGTCCCGGGGCCTGACCTTCTCCCTCACCGACCTTCTGCGACATCCGACGGTGGCCGGTCTGGCCGTGTGCACGGAGGAACGCGACACACGCGCGGCCGAGGCACCACAGGGCCCCTTCGCCCTCGTGGCCGACGTCGACCGGGCCCGTGTGCGGGACGCCGAGGACGCCTACCCGCTGACCCGGCTCCAGCTCGGCCTGCTGTACCACAGCCGTAGGCACGAGACCTCGGCCAGATACCGCGACGTATTTCGGTACACCCTCGAAATGCCATGGAACGAACGAGAGTTCCGTCTCTCCTTCGAACGGCTGACGGCACGGCACCCGGCGCTGCGCACGGCCTTCGACCTGACCGGCGCCGAACCTCTGCAGGTCGTCCGTCCCCGGGCCGACGGCGGCCTGGAGATCACCGACCTGCGTCCACTCGACACCGCGGCGGCCGAGGCCGACGTACGCGCGCACATCGAGGAACGGCGCCGCCATCCTTACGTGTTCGACCAGGCGCCGCTGTTCCTGTTCCGTGTCCACGTGCGTCCCGCCACCGTCGATCTGGTCCTCAGCTTCCACCACGCGCTCCTCGACGGCGGCAGCGTCGCCACCCTGCTTCAGGAACTGCTCCAGGACTACGCCCACGGTCTCGGCCTGGATACCGCCCCCGTCGAGGAAACGGCGCTCCCCTCACCGGCGGCCCACGTGCGGCTGGAGCAGAACGCCCTGCGGTCGCAGGAGGCCCGGCGCTACTGGCGGGAGAAGCTCACCGGCTGCGAGCTCCCGCCGATCGAGGCGTTCTCGCCGCACCTGCCCGGTCCCGGCCGTCAGCCGGCCTCACGGTGGTTCGACCTGCCCGGCGACCTCCTCGAGCGCGTGCGGCACTTCGCGGCCGAACACGCCTTGCCCGTGAAGTCCGTGCTCTTCGCCGCGCACGCCCTGACGCTGGCCATGCTCGCCGGCACCCGGGACGTCACCACAGGGCTGATCACCCACGGCCGACCCGAACTGGCGGGCGCGGAACGTATCGCCGGGCTCTTCCTGAACACCGTGCCGGTGCGCCTGGACACCGCACGGGACAGCTGGCTGGACGTGGCGCGTGAGGGCTTCCGCCAAGAGCGGGAAGACCACCCCCACCGCCGCTACCCGCTGAGCGCCATCCAGGAGGACCACGGCGGGCCCGTCCTGGACACCGCCTTCAACTACGTGCATTTCCATCAGCTCTCTCACATCCTCGGCCGGCCCGGTCTGCGGCTCGTCGCATTCCGCAGCTGGGAGGAGAACGACTTCCGGCTCCTGGTGAACGCGGTCACCGAACCGGACGGCACCGGGATGTGGCTGCGGATCGACTGCGACGGCGCGACCTTCTCCGCCGAGCAGGGCGACCTGTTCGCGGCCGGCTACCTGAGCATCCTGCGCCGCATGGTGGAACAGCCGTACGGCAAACCGGACTTCTCCTTCCTCGCCGCCCAGCCGGTCCTCGCCTCTCCGGCGGAGCACCCCACTGTCGTGACGCGTTTCGCCGAACAGGCCGCGCGCGCTCCGGACGCGACCGCCCTGGTGATGGGCGACGAGCGGTGGAGCTACGCCCGGCTGGCCGAGGCCGCCGAGAACGTGGCCGGCAGGCTGCGCGCGCTCGGCGCGCCGGCGAACGCCCGGATCGCGATCGCCATGAACCGGTCCCCGCTGACCATGGCCGTGCTCCTGGGCGTCCTGCGGGCCGGATGCGCGGTCGTCCCGATGGACGTCGGCTACCCGGCCCCCCGGCTGGCCGCGATGCTGGAACAGGCCCGGCCCTTCCGCGTCGTGGCCGAGGCCCGATACGCCCACCTCGCCGGTGAGCCGACGCTGCTGCTGCCCGCCGAGTCGGTGACCGCGCCGGCGCCACCCTGCCGGACGCCGGGCGGCACGGACGGCGAGAGCAGCGCGTACGTCCTGTTCACCTCCGGCTCCACCGGGGCGCCCAAGGGCGTCGCCATGCCGCACCGCACCCTGGCCGGCCTGGTGGCCTGGCAGACCGGGGCGCCCAGCGCGGTCGGAGGCGGGGTGACGCTGCAGTACGCACCGCTGAGCTTCGACATCTCCTTCCAGGAGATCTTCTCCACGCTCTGCTCCGGCGGCACACTGTGCCTGGCCGGCGACGCCGAGCGGCGCGACATGCCCGCACTGCTGCGCCTGCTCGACCGGGAGCGCGTCGAGCAGGTCTTCCTCCCCCCGGTGGCCCTTCAACAACTGGCCGAAGCCGCCGACACACTGGGCATCACCCCACATGCCCTGCGAGCGGTGATCACCTGTGGCGAGCAACTGCGCGTGACCCCGGAAATCCGCGCGTTGTGCGCTCGACTCCCCGGAGCCGTGCTGGAGAACCACTACGGTCCGACCGAGACGCATGTGGTCACCGCGTTCACCATGACCGGGGACCCCGCGACCTTCCCCGCGCTGCCGCCGATCGGCCGTGCCATCGACGGGGCCGAGATCCACGTCCTGGACGAGCGGCTGCGTCCGGTTCCGGCCGGTGCGCGCGGCGACATCCACCTGGGCGGCGCCTGCCTGGCCGACGGCTACGAGGGCCGCCCGGACCTGACCAAGGAGCGTTTCCTCCCGCACCCCTTCGCGGACGGAGACCACCGGCTCTACTACACGGGCGACGTCGGCATGGTGCTTCCCGGCGGGGACGTCGTCTTCCTGGGCCGCGACGACGCCCAGGTCAAGGTACGGGGCTTTCGCGTGGAGCCGGCCGAGGTGGAACTGGCCGTCACCGGCCTGGCGGAGCGGTACCCGGGCCTGCGCGACGCCGCCGTCGTGGCTCGCCGGCGCGAGGACGGCGAGACGTTCCTCGCCGCGTTCCTCCTCGGCGAGGGCACGGACGCGGACCTGGCCGACGTCCGTGAACGGTTGCGTGCCACCCTGCCCGACCACATGGTCCCCACCCACCTGCAGTGGATCTCCCGGTGGCCGCTGACTCCCAGCGGCAAGCGCGACGACGCCACCCTGCGCCGCGCCCCGCTGACCGCCCCTGGACGAACCCCTGACGCCGGGCCGCGCGACGCGTACGAGCGGGCCCTGACCGAGATGCTGGCGGACGTGTTGTCCCTGGACAGGGTGGGAGTGCACGACAGTCTCTTCGACCTCGGCGGCACCTCCCTGACCGCGATGAGGCTGGTGGTCAGGATCGAGCAGCGCTACCGGACGCACATCCCCCTGGCGGAGTTCATCGCGACACCCACCCCCGCCGGCCTTGCGGCACGGCTGCGCGACAGCGGGGCGAGAGCCGCGTTCGACCCCCTGGTTCCGATTCGCCCCCGGGGCACCCGCCCGCCGCTGTTCATGGTCCACCCGATGGGCGGCAACGTGCTGTGCTACGTCGGGTTCGCCCGGCACCTCCCGGACGACCAGCCGCTCTACGCGCTCCAGGCAGCCGGAGCCGACCCCGGCACCACACCGCTGCGCAGTGTCGAGGACCTCGCGGACAGCTACCTCGGGGCACTGCGGACCGTGCAGCCGCACGGCCCCTACGCCATCGGCGGCTGGTCCTTCGGCGGCTTCGTCGCCTTCGAGATCACCCGCCGTCTGCGGGCGGCGGGTGAGCGGGCGGCCCTGCTGGTGCTCGACACCACCGCCCTGGACCAAGAACCGCGTGCCTCGTACGACGACGAGGCCCTGTCGGAGTGGTTCTTCCACGAGCTGCTCTGGACGCGGGACGGCGGCGCGTCACCCGCACGGCACATCCCTGACAAACTCGGATCGCCGGAGGAGAGGTTCGCGTTCATGGCCCGCGTCGCGAGCGAGCGGGGCGTCCTGCCGGCAGGCAGTTCCGGAGCCGCGATCCGACGCCTGTTCGGCGTCTACCGGGCGAACTGGCAGGCCACGCTGGCCTACCGGCCACCGCGCGACGACCAGGACCTCACCCTGATCCGCGCCGCGGAGCCGCTGCCCGCCGTCCTGTCCGCCATGCACCGCGCCGCCGGCACCCGCCATCAGGACCCGTGCAACGGCTGGAGCGGCATGACCGGCGGCCGGATCCACGTCGTCCGCGCCCCCGGCGACCACCTGACGATCATGGAGGAACCGTACGTGGCACACGTGGCCGCAACCGCCGCGGATCTGATCAGGACCGACCTCGCCCGAACCGGCCGGAAGGACTGA